A portion of the Trueperaceae bacterium genome contains these proteins:
- the bshB2 gene encoding bacillithiol biosynthesis deacetylase BshB2 codes for MSGAGRATPEWTVDAPVAERHLLVVLPHPDDESFSSGGTIAMHRDAGVPVTYLCGTYGDMGRNMGVPFFAHRETLRDVRERELREACRILDCDVRFLGLRDKTVEFEDLDAVAEDVADVVRALDADLVIGFYPGYGVHPDHDALGEATRRAVARIEAARRPRHWAVAVGHREAIEAALGVADVRVDVRAWSDRKRAALEAHATQTKAMFARMERRADEDEAQRLRMEEAKRTERFYTLSAEPSSTRTRTPERMQ; via the coding sequence GTGAGCGGCGCCGGGCGCGCGACGCCGGAGTGGACGGTGGACGCACCGGTCGCGGAGCGTCACCTGCTGGTGGTGCTGCCGCACCCCGACGACGAGAGTTTCTCGTCGGGCGGCACGATCGCGATGCACCGCGACGCGGGCGTCCCGGTGACGTACCTGTGCGGCACCTACGGCGACATGGGCCGCAACATGGGCGTCCCCTTCTTCGCGCACCGCGAGACGCTGCGCGACGTGCGCGAGCGGGAGCTGCGCGAAGCGTGCCGGATCCTGGATTGCGACGTGCGCTTCCTGGGGTTGCGCGACAAGACCGTGGAGTTCGAGGACCTGGACGCGGTCGCCGAGGACGTCGCCGACGTCGTGCGCGCCCTCGACGCGGACCTGGTGATCGGGTTCTACCCCGGGTACGGGGTGCACCCCGACCACGACGCCTTGGGCGAAGCGACGCGGCGGGCGGTGGCCCGCATCGAGGCGGCGCGGCGCCCCCGGCATTGGGCGGTCGCGGTGGGGCACCGCGAGGCGATCGAGGCGGCGCTGGGGGTGGCGGACGTCCGGGTCGACGTCCGGGCGTGGAGCGACCGGAAGCGCGCGGCGTTGGAGGCGCACGCGACGCAGACGAAGGCGATGTTCGCCCGGATGGAACGACGGGCGGACGAGGACGAAGCGCAACGCCTTCGCATGGAGGAGGCGAAACGTACCGAGCGCTTTTACACGCTTTCCGCAGAACCGTCCAGCACGCGCACACGCACCCCCGAACGAATGCAGTAG